The genomic segment CGCCGCCCCCTTTCCCTGCCGCCACTCCGTTCCGTGCCGCCGCTCCGTTCCGTCCCGCCGTCCCCGTTCCGTACCGCCGCTCCGTTCCGTACGGTACGGAGAAGATCCGTACACGACGGCCACGGAGCGAGGAGGGCATGGATGGCAGGGCTCCGCCTGGGACCGCTGCTTCGGTACGTGGACCACTCGTCCGGGACCACCGCCACCGTCTGGGTGGAGGCCGACCGGCCGTGCACGGTCACGGTGCGCTGCGAGGACGGGGCGTCCGGAAGCTCGCCGACGTTCGCCGTGTCCGGCCACCACTACGCCCTCGTGGTCGTCGACGGGCTGACCCCGGGCACGACCACCGCGTACGAGGTACTGATCGGCGAACGGAGCGTGTGGCCGCCGGCCGGCTCACCGTTCCCACCCAGCACGATCACCGCCCCGGAACCCGCCGACCGGGCCCCGCGGGCCCCGTTGCGCGTCGCCTTCGGATCCTGCCGGTGGGCGGCTCCGCCCGGTGGCGGCAGCCCCTTCGCGGCGGGCTCTCCACTGCGACCGCAGGGCGACGACCCCATCGGCCCGGACGCACTCGACGCCCTCGCCGCCCGGCTGGCGACCGACCCCACCGCCGTACGCCCGGACGTCCTGCTGCTCCTCGGCGACCAGATCTACGCGGACGAGACCTCCGGGGCCACCCAGCGATGGATCGCCGGGCGGCGCGACCTGAGGGAACCGCCGGGACCCGAGGTCGCGGACTACGAGGAGTACACCCACCTCTACGACGAGTCGTGGCGCGATCCCGAGGTGCGCTGGCTGCTCTCCACCGTCCCCAGCTGCATGATCTTCGACGACCACGACGTCGTCGACGACTGGAACACCAGCGCATCGTGGCGGACGGACATGCGGGCCACCTCCTGGTGGCACGAGCGGATCGTCAGCGGGCTGATGTCGTACTGGGTCTACCAGCACCTCGGCAACCTCTCCCCCGCCGAGCTGGAGTCCGACCCCCTGTACGCGGAGATACGTTCCGCCGCGGACGGCACCGAGGCGCTGCGCAGGTTCGCGGCCACCGCCGACGCGGACCCCTCCGGGGTTCGCTGGAGCTACCGGCGCGACTTCGGCCGGGTGCGGGTCCTGGTGGTGGACAGCCGCGCCGCCCGGGTCCTCGGCGAGCAGCACCGGGCGATGCTCGACCCCGGGGAGGCGCAATGGGTCCGCGAGGCGGCGCTGGACGCGCCGGGTTCGTACGACCACCTTCTGATCGGGACCTCGCTGCCGTGGCTGCTCCCGCCTCTGATCCACGACGCGGAGGCGTGGGACGCGGCGCTCTGCCGGGGTGTGCGGGGTGGGCCGGACGGCCGCTGGGCCCGGTTCGGCGAGAAGCTGCGCCGCGCGGCGGACCTGGAGCACTGGGCCGCGTTCCCCGAGTCGTTCCGGGAGCTGACGGACCTGGTACGGGAGGCGGGCGGTGGTCCGGGGGCCCCGGCGACCGTGTGTGTGCTCTCCGGCGATGTGCACCATGCGTACGTCGCCGAGCCCCGGTGGGCCACGGGTGGGCCGGAGGCCAGGGTGTTCCAGCTGACCTGCTCGCCCGTCCACAACTCGATTCCGGCCCTGATGAGGGTCGGCTTCCGGTTCGGCTGGAGCCGGGCCGGGACGTGGCTGGGCTCGTTGCTGGCCCGGCACGGGCGTACCGCCGAACCGCCGGTGCGGTGGCGGCGGTCCGGCGGCCCCTGGTTCGGGAACCAGCTGATGACGCTCACCCTGACCGGCCGGAGCGCGCGGCTGGATCTGGTGCGGGCGAGAGAGACGGGGGATACGGCGGAGCCCAGGGAATCGAGGGAATCCGCACCTCCCACCGGCGGCGTCCGACTGGAAACAGTCATGGAACGTTCGCTCACCGAGGGGGTGTAGCCCCTTTTCGGCCACCCCCGGATCCTCCCTCCCGGCCCCCCGCGCCGGCCCCGGCACGGCGGCCGGCCGCAGCCCGCCCGTCGGTGCACGTGAGCTGGACAACACCGCACTCCCCCGACTACGTACGGGTGAAGCGCAGGCGTACGCTGTACAGCTGGCCCTGCCGCTCCTGCCGCTCCCCTGCGACGTCGCGGCGTTGATACGAACCGGGGAGTAGGACGTGTTTGAGAGTGTGGGTGCGCTGACAAGCAGCCCATGGGTCTACCTCGTGGTGGGCCTCTCGGTGCTCCTGGACGTGTTCCTCCCCGTCCTCCCCAGCGGTGTCCTGGTGATCACCGCGGCCACCGCCGCCGCCGCGGGTTCGACCACGGTCGCGGGTGCTCCCGGCGCGGCGACCCACGCGGCGCCGTCCCTGTTCTTCCTCGCACTGAGCGCGGCGGCCGCCTCCGTCCTCGGCGACCTCGTCGCGTACCGCCTCGCCTGGCGCGGCGGCGAACGGCTGGACCGCGCCATCGCCCGGTCCCGGCGCCTCACCTCGGCGCAGGAGCGTCTGGGTGCGGCGCTCAACCGCGGCGGCGGCGCGCTCGTCGTGATCGCGCGGTTCGCCCCGGCGGGCCGGTCCGTGGTCTCGCTCGGCGCGGGCGCGGCGCACCGCAAGGTCAAGGAGTTCCTGCCCTGGTCGGCCGTGGCGGGTGTCGCCTGGGCCGGTTACAGCGTCGGGCTGGGTTACTTCGGCGGCCAGTGGCTGGGCGCGACCTGGTTCGGCACGGCCATCTCCGTACTCGCGCTCTTCGTCGCGGGCGGCCTGGCGGCGTTCGTGATGCGCCGCCCGGCGGCTGCGGCCCAGCAGGCGCTGGCCGAGGCGGCTGCCTCGGCCGCCCCGGCTCCCGCCGGTCTCACCCCGGCCCCCTGAGCGACCCGTCGGCCGCCCCCTCAGCCGTACGCAGAACGCACACGCGCGGACACGGCCGTACGCGCCCTCAGCCGTGCGCGGCCGTGTGGGCGCCCCGCACCTCCAAGCCGTCGAGAAGCCGGTGCGTGGCGGCCGTGATCTCCTCCACGGCCCGGTCGAACACCTCCTGGTTGTGCGCGGCGGGGGCACGGAAGCCGGACACCTTGCGTACGAACTGCAGGGCGGCGGCTCTCATGTCCTCTTCGGTGGCCTCCTCGGGGAGGGCCGGCGGTCGGAGCGTCTTGATACTGCGGCACATGACTCCAGTGTGACCCCGACCACTGACATCCGGCCCGGACCGGGTCACTCGCCCCGGTGAGCGCGACCGCGCCGCCCGGCGTGCGGCTCTCAGATCACCGCGCCCCGCCGGTCCGTGCACAGGGCCCAGATGACCACCGCGTCGATGCCGATGGAGATGAGGGCGGTGAGGGGCGCGTAGGGCAGCCAGAGGAAGTTCGCGATCAGGTTGATGGCGGCGAGCGCCACGCCCGCCCCGCGCGCCCAGCCGGCGCCTTTGAGGATGAACCAGCCGACGATGACGAGGATCACCCCGAGTGCCAGGTGGATCCAGCCCCACGCGGTCAGGTCGAACTTGAAGACGTAGTGGTTGATGCGTGCGAAGACGTCGTCGGTGGCGATGCCCGAGACGCCCTTGAGGATGCCGAGCACACCGTCCACGAGCAGCAGTACGCCCGCGAACATCGTTCCCGCCGCGGCCCACTGCCCGCCCGACTGCGGGCTCCTCCCGCCCCCGCCCGGTTCACGGCCGGGCCCGCCGGTGCGCCCCGGTCCCCCCGTCCCGTCCGTCGTCTCCCGCGCTCCTCCGGGGGTGGATGCCGACTGCGTCATGAACACTCCTTCGTGCGACGGAACGCGGTGAACGTACGGAAGCCGCACCGCGGTACGGGATCAGAGAGGCGGAGGGGAGAGCACAGGGCCCCGGGCGTCCGGGTCGGAGTGTGGCGACGCGTCCGGGTCAGGGCGTGGCGACGACGGTGACGACGTGACCCTGCGCGTCCACGGTCAGAACGGCCCGCTCGACCTTGTTGACCAGGGCCAGCGCCAGCCAGACCGGGCCCCAGAGGAAGCAGGTGAACACCGTCAGGAAGGCGTGCAGCACGTGGTTGACGGGCTGCCCGCGGACGAGGACGGCCTGCGCGCCGGAGCGCGATTCCACCCGCCATCCGTCGGCGATCCGCTGCGTGACGGCCCAGTCGAGGATGAGGCTGCGCTGCGTGTCGTCCGGCGGTACGGCGTGCGGGGTGTAGTAGCCGGGAGGCGGCTCGATCGACGTCCGCGCCCGCGGAGTGCGGTGGGGCTTCACGGGCTCACCTCCAGGTGTCGAGGTCTCCGCCTCGCCACTCGATCAGGTCGGGCTGATCAAGGTCGGCTCCCTCCCCGTCCGGTACGAGTCCCGCCGTACGGAGAAGTGCGGCCACCTCTCCCCGGCCGTGGGCCAGCCCCACGATCCGCCCGTGCACCGTCACCCTCCGCGCACCGTTGGACGACGGCGGGAAGACGATCACGGGCGGGTGTACAGCCATGCGTCTACGGTGCCCCGCACGCGCCGGGAGCGCATCCCGGGGGCGACGGACGCGCAGAACGCGTCGTATGGGGTCGAACACGTCGGCTCGTGGGACAGGCCGGGCACGGGGACGCGAACGGTGAGAGGGAGGCCGGCTCGGATCGAAATGGCCTTCGACGGTGAGGCGGCGGGACCGGGACGGCGGGGGCGCCGCCGGTCAGGCCGCCTCCGCCATGTCCGCGTGCATCGCGGACGCCCATTCGACCAGCAGACGCTGATACGTCGCTTCGTCCTCCGGCGACAGCCGTCCGCCCGAACACTGCCACAGTGCGCGGATGTCCGCGTTCACCGCGTCAGGTGAGCGCACGGGGGCAGGCGCCGGAGGAAAAGTGGACATGCGTACAGATTACGGCGCCGAACTGACAACCGAGTCCACGGTATCGAGCGCCGATGTCCACGGAAACTCCTCGGGTCTCCCCTCGCCCGGCCGGTTCGGCTCGAATCCGCCGGGCCCGAAGAGCACGTTCACGCCCGCCTCGCGGAGAGTCTCCAAAGACCGTCCGAACTGCGGATGTCGCACGTAGGCGGCGTTTGCGCACGGCATGGCCACGATCGGTATGTCCTTGCCGGAGCCCTCGGCGACCACTCCGACGACGAAGGTCGAAGTGATGCCGAGCGCCCATTGGTTGAGCGTGTTGAAGGTGGCCGGCGCGACGAGAATCACATCCGCCGGGGGCCATACGTCCGGATCACCGGGCATCTTGTACTCGGAGCGCACCGGATGCCCGGTCGCCTCCTCCAGTGCGGGCAGTTGGGGTGCCAGCCATCGCGCGGCCGTCGGCGTGAGGCCCAGGCAGACGTCCCAGCCGCGCGCCTGCACATTTCTCACTACACGTAATACGTCGAACACCGGAGGGGCAGCAGAACAGAACAGGTACAGAGTCGTCATGCAGGCCATACCACCCCGCACTCCTCCCCGGATGCAAACGCCCCCGGAACGGGTGGTATCGCTACCGATGACACCCGCGCCCACAGTGAGCGCGGGTACGTTCCCGGTGACTCGTGTAGAAACGGAGAACGCATGCCCAGCCAGGTCGGCGAGCACACCGGCACCCGCATCAAGGAACAGCGCAGGCTGGCCAGATTGACGCAACGTCAACTCGCCGCCCGGCTGCCCTACTCGTACAGCCTGCTGAACCAGGTCGAGTGCGGAGCCAAACCGGCGAACCTCGACTTCGTGGCGGCGGTGGCACAGGTGTTGCGGA from the Streptomyces sp. NBC_01335 genome contains:
- a CDS encoding alkaline phosphatase D family protein, which produces MAGLRLGPLLRYVDHSSGTTATVWVEADRPCTVTVRCEDGASGSSPTFAVSGHHYALVVVDGLTPGTTTAYEVLIGERSVWPPAGSPFPPSTITAPEPADRAPRAPLRVAFGSCRWAAPPGGGSPFAAGSPLRPQGDDPIGPDALDALAARLATDPTAVRPDVLLLLGDQIYADETSGATQRWIAGRRDLREPPGPEVADYEEYTHLYDESWRDPEVRWLLSTVPSCMIFDDHDVVDDWNTSASWRTDMRATSWWHERIVSGLMSYWVYQHLGNLSPAELESDPLYAEIRSAADGTEALRRFAATADADPSGVRWSYRRDFGRVRVLVVDSRAARVLGEQHRAMLDPGEAQWVREAALDAPGSYDHLLIGTSLPWLLPPLIHDAEAWDAALCRGVRGGPDGRWARFGEKLRRAADLEHWAAFPESFRELTDLVREAGGGPGAPATVCVLSGDVHHAYVAEPRWATGGPEARVFQLTCSPVHNSIPALMRVGFRFGWSRAGTWLGSLLARHGRTAEPPVRWRRSGGPWFGNQLMTLTLTGRSARLDLVRARETGDTAEPRESRESAPPTGGVRLETVMERSLTEGV
- a CDS encoding DedA family protein, with product MFESVGALTSSPWVYLVVGLSVLLDVFLPVLPSGVLVITAATAAAAGSTTVAGAPGAATHAAPSLFFLALSAAAASVLGDLVAYRLAWRGGERLDRAIARSRRLTSAQERLGAALNRGGGALVVIARFAPAGRSVVSLGAGAAHRKVKEFLPWSAVAGVAWAGYSVGLGYFGGQWLGATWFGTAISVLALFVAGGLAAFVMRRPAAAAQQALAEAAASAAPAPAGLTPAP
- a CDS encoding DUF2277 domain-containing protein, producing MCRSIKTLRPPALPEEATEEDMRAAALQFVRKVSGFRAPAAHNQEVFDRAVEEITAATHRLLDGLEVRGAHTAAHG
- a CDS encoding DUF7144 family membrane protein gives rise to the protein MTQSASTPGGARETTDGTGGPGRTGGPGREPGGGGRSPQSGGQWAAAGTMFAGVLLLVDGVLGILKGVSGIATDDVFARINHYVFKFDLTAWGWIHLALGVILVIVGWFILKGAGWARGAGVALAAINLIANFLWLPYAPLTALISIGIDAVVIWALCTDRRGAVI
- a CDS encoding flavoprotein, which produces MTTLYLFCSAAPPVFDVLRVVRNVQARGWDVCLGLTPTAARWLAPQLPALEEATGHPVRSEYKMPGDPDVWPPADVILVAPATFNTLNQWALGITSTFVVGVVAEGSGKDIPIVAMPCANAAYVRHPQFGRSLETLREAGVNVLFGPGGFEPNRPGEGRPEEFPWTSALDTVDSVVSSAP